The sequence below is a genomic window from Candidatus Omnitrophota bacterium.
GAAAATTAATATGGCTTTAAGCACGGGGCTTACATGCAATAAACCCTTATTATATGCATATTTATACTTTAAAAAACTAGCAACAAATAAAACCGCAACTGATAATCCTAAAATAACCTTAACCGCTATTTTTAAGAAAGGCGCTAAAACTAAAAACAGGCACAATGCAACTAATAAAAAACGATCTGCGAAATTAATGAGTTTTTGCTGTTCCATTAGGCTATTATAATAAATAGTGAAAAAAGCCCCAGGATAAAAGTTATTATATAAAACCTTATCACTGTTTCCGGCTGGCTAAAACCTAATTTCATAAAATAATGATGGATATGGGAAGAATCTCCGGTAAAAATATTTTGCCGCCTCAAAACCCTCCTCATTATCGCCAGTACCGTATCCAATATCGGCAAAAAAAGCAGCAGCACCACAGGGACAAAATAATGATTTTGAACGCTGCCCATAGGTTTATATACTCCCAAACATCCTACAGATAAACCTAAGAATAGGCTGCCCGTATCCCCCATGAATATTTTTGCCGGGTAGAAATTATACCTTAAAAACGCAAGTATTGCCCCAAACAATGCCAATGCCACGCAAGAAACAAACACATCTTGCAAGATTAAACTAAAGATAAAAATAAATAATGATGTTACGCCAACAACCCCAGAGGCAAGCCCGTCTAAACCATCCAAAAGATTAATAGCGTTTGTTATGCCAACAAGCCATAACAAAGTTATCGGGATACTAAACATTCCGAGGTTAATATTGATAAATTTGCCGATAGTAACATTTTCTAAAAGAAACCCTGACTTAATAATCATAAAGGAAATTATTATTTGAATTATAAATTTTAATCGCGCGCTACTGCCTTGAAAATCATCGTATATGCCTAACATTAAAATAAGAGTTATCCCGATTAACAGACTAAAAAACAAAGAAAAATTTACTCTAAAGAAAGAAAAATCAAAAAGGGAAATTACCGATAACCCTCCCAAAACCCCTAAGTAAATCGCCAACCCCCCAAGCTTGGTTACGATCTTCTTATGGATTTTACGATGGTTTGTTTTATCAATGGCGTAAAATTTTAAAGCAATATAGCGGATAGTAGGGGTAATTAGAAAAACGATTATAAAGGATATTGCCACTACAAAGAAATATGCCATATCACCTTCTCTTATTTAGCAGTTAAAAAGTTCATACTTGGCAAACTTAAGATAACTTATCCATCGCCCTGCGATTTACCAGCTTTCTTTCCTGGTCAAAAAACCACCCCCACTTAAAGAAATATTTGACAGCAGAAACAATATGACACCAAAATAAATAGTAATTACTATAAGAACCTCTGGAGTAATGGTGAATTACAGAAACCTGCGGATAAAAAACTGTCCGATAATGTTTATGGATTCTTCTTGAGAAATCAACATCTTCTAAGTACATGAAAAACCTCTGGTCAAAGATCCCGACTTTCGCAAGAATCTCCCTGCGCAAAAACATAAAACAGCCTGATAGACACGGCACATCCATAATCATTCTATATCCAGTAAATCTTAATTCGTAATTCTCAAGACTTTTCCTAAATAATCTGTTTACTATAGCTATATTGCTCCTTCTGAGAAATAAATCAAGCGGATTCGGCAATAACTTACAAAGATACTGAATTGATCCATCAGGATAACAAACTTTTGGCATCAGAAGCCCAACGTTTATATTCTTCTCCATGAAATTAAAGATTGCTTCCAATACCCCACTCTCAAAGGAAATGTCGGGGTTTAATACTAAGTGATATTTTGACAGCCCCGCTGAATTGCGTATCGCTATATTATGAGCAGCACCAAAACCTAAATTCTTATTGTTAAAAATATACTCGGCGTTAAAATCAACTAATATATCTCTTAACTTGTCAGACGGAGAATTGTCAATAATATACAATTTTAGATTCAGTGAAGAATTTAAAAAACTTTGTACCGCTTTCTTCAGCTGCGCGCCTTCTGTTTTGTAAACAACAATAGAGCAAATAATATCATACATTCTAATTCGCCCCTCTAAAAGTATAATCTTTTATAATGCTCCAGGAAACGGCTTAACCTTATACTGCGCTTCTCTTTTGGAGCAATATATAGGATGCGAGAAAAAACCCTAGAATAAAACTTCTTAACCAGCGTGAAGAAAAAGGCCTCTTTTTTTCTTTGATGGAGAATATAAATATTAGAGCAATTACCCGTGTTGTCATTCCATTTTCTATCTAAAACTTCCAAATATTTATTTTCTTTCAAATAATGGATTACATGGCCGTTTTCATAAAGCGCCACGTCTTGTTTGGGTATAGCATCTTCATCAACATGGTCCATAATAGTTTTGAAGGCTTCTTTTGCTTGATTGCAGTTTTTAATAATAAACATGCCGGAATTTATTCGGTTAGATCTGCCTAAGGTCATATAAATATATTTACCTGGCCTCTCAAGAGTGAGAATCCCAGGAGCACCAAGGCTAATCCTACAATCGGCATCCACGAAAAATAACCAGTTATACCCTCTCTGCAATCCATGCAGAATTAAAGGGATTTTCATCCAAGCGGAATCCGAGGCACTTATCCTTTTCTTGGGATGATCAAATAAAATATACCGGTATCCGTATTTATCAGCATATTTCCTATGGCTTAGGATATTATCTTTGTAGATTCGGTCATAATTATTTGTTGCGATAGAGAACATTAAGACTTCCACAAATCTACTCCTTTTCCTTAATATTGACGCATCCCATCAGATAAAAGTTTAAAGCTTTAAGCCACAACTTAAGATTCATTTTAATTTCAGATTTTAATAATTTTGAACGATAAACAGGATATTTCTTAGCAAACAGCTTAAGAAAGAACAACAAATATTGATACTTATTTTTTTTATCCCCTCGCTGTGTCTTTTCAAATAATGCCAACGCTCCTGGATCAACTGGAAAAATATCAATTTTATTTGCTGATTTTATTTCCTGTATAAATGCCTTACCGACTGTGTTTCTTATGACGCCTACTGAATAATTTATCTGGTTGTTTATCTTATAGGCAAACCATCCGCTACCGATAGAAATATCTGCTAACTCTGATGTCTGATCAATACACATCCGGCAACGAGCAGGGATAGCATCGATGCCTATGGATAAAAGAGCGTTCCAGAATTCTAAATGATTGATTATCCTGTCTTCGTTATTTGATCTGATCAATGTTTTGCCCGGAGGAAAATCACCAAAGCGGTATTTTATAGATTGAACTTGATCTTCCTTTATGCCTCTTTCCTTAAGCGCCGCAAGCGTACCTAAGAAACTAATCCCATGTGTGCAAAAAAGCCCAAGGTGTAAAACTATTTTTTTCTTAAGGTATTTATTGACTAGCTCGGCTTTTCTAATGCCCTGAATCTGGCAAGGCATGCCCACAATTGCAAACTTTTGCCCTTCTTGAGTATTCAGGATTTCTTTCAACATTATGTTAACAGGGACAGGGCAATATTTTGCGCCGACGGATGAAATAATTTCTTCTTGAGTTCTGGCGATAAATGAGTGTGGCCGCAATGGGTTACCATCATCCATCACCGTAATCAATGCCCCATCAATAATTCCTCTTTCAAGCGCAGAAATTAATAACTGCGTAACCAGACCGCCCGATGACGAATCATAACGAAGATTATTATCTGTAGAATAACCACTGAAACAACTAAGATAACTACCCAAAACGCTGCTCTGTGCCTGCCGGTCAAATAAAACCTTATTTAACTCTTCAAAATCTACAGAATGCCCCGGGCAGACTTTATAACAAACCCCACAACCAACGCATTTTTTACTATCAACCACCGTACGATATACTCCTTTATCGCGATCAACCACCATATTGATAGCGTTTACTGGACACATTCCCACGCATGTTCCGCAGCCAGTACATAACCCATCCATATATACACTCTTAATATTTATCATCTCTTGCCTCTAAGATCGCGGGATAACTTATTTTTTTGATCATAAATAATCCTAAGAAGCTCGGAAGCCATACCGGTTTGCTTCTCCAGCTCTATGCGTGAATTTTTAAGAGCCGCCCTGATTTCTTCACTATGCGCCAGGCTATCCTTAAGCAACTCTATGGCCTTTAGAATTGTAAAATCATTAACATCGCAAGACCTATTACCCTGATGAATTAAATTCATATACCCCTGCAGCTTAAGTTGTGTATTCACCGTAATTGTTGGCGTACCAGCCATGGTAGCAAAAATCGCAACATGCATCCTAGTACTGATAAATAAGTCCAATTGCCCCAGCATCCCTTTACATTCACGAGGAGTATATTCTTTAGAAAGCAATGTTACATTATTCCGGCTGGAAAATAACTCATATAACTTCTGAGTTAAATCCCAATCGCCAAGGTCTTTTTGCAGTCTCCTATTAGCCAGAAAGAATACAACCGAACCGTTAAGCTGATCAAGAATAAAACGGCAGAGTTGCTGCATGGTTAAGAAATATCCTTCATACTTTATATCTTCCCATTTGGATATCGCCATGCCTATAAGCGGCCGCTTGTCAAGTTTAACCCCCTGAGATTCTAAGAGCCTGCGGGCCTGATCTAAAGGAATATATGGTTGTTTTACTGCCAAATCCGGAACCAAATATGTTTTTCGAGGGTTAATTTTCATATTCCGAACCGTCTGAAAAGAAAATTCGTCCCTGGGAAGAACTAAATCGCACAAATTCAACACATAACCTACCAATACCCTAATAAAACCTTTCTTAAGCGGCCCGATGCTTTGAGGGAAGATTGCTACAACTTTTTCTAATTTATAAGCCAGCCAGTATCCAAAGAGAAAAAGCGGCACCCTTTTCCATTCACTATCCTGCAATGCTTCTCCGCTAATGCTGACAACGATATCTGCGTCTGAATATGCTTTAAGTGCAGCTAATTTCTTTTTAGAAAAAGTATATTTGTCAAATTTTACCATAAGCCCTAAACGTTTTAGTACCGATAGATTAAAAACATTGGCAAATACCCATAAACTCTCCCTAACAATCCAAGCAACCTTTTCTATGAACGAATAACCGGAGAATTGCTCCGCCCATAAAGTCTCCAATGTCCTGCACCTTGAGTATTTTGCTATCGAAACAGGATCAAAAGATAAAATAGTAAATTCGGCTTCTGGAAATTTAATCTTTAGCTGCTCGAGCGCACTATCCACTAAAGCCAAGTTTCCGATATGTTGAGCTGAATAAGCATCAATAAGTAATATATTCATTGATCCACGGTTCGATTCCTGCTAAAAGCGTAGATAATCAAAATCCAACTTAAATACATAAGCGGGAAACATATCCCAGCGATCACAACCCCGTTTAAACCATAGAAATAAGCTCCCAAATAATTTAATAAGACGCCAAAAACTGCGCTTAAGATTTTAGGATAAATTAAAACTTTAGTATCAGCCTTAACGAAGAAAGTCATATTAATAACCTGACCGATAGCGAATAATCCTCCCGACAAAACTAATAGCGGCAGCAATCGGGATACCGAGCGATATTCCGGAGCGACTAACAATGAAAAGATTTCATTGTGGAATATCCAAGAAAACGCTATGGATACCAAAGTAGACATAACCGCCATTATTATCAATAGATTGTTCCACTTTAACGTAGTCGTCACCCTGTAGGAATCATTACCTGCTCCAGCCTGGCTGAAAAATACAGGACTTACCATCTGCAAGACCATGCCTGAGAAAATAACAATCGGATAGCATCCGAATTGATAAAGTACAGAATAAAGCCCCACATTCCTGCTATCAGTGAAATAAAATAGCGCCCATCTGCTGGAAGCAATCTGCGCCCAGGTAAACAACCCCCATGTAGCAAACGGCCAGGCGTAATGAAACAACTGTCTGTTATATTTATTTAAGATATCCGTCGGCACTTCTATCTTTTCTGCCGCAGGAATCAATCTTAATATTCTATTTCTAAAAAAAACAAGCTGAGAACTTAAAACTACCAAAGAGGCAATAATGTAACCAAACATAACAATGCTGCTACGCGCACCCCATAGGCTAATTAGGCCAATCGGGATAAAAAAATGCAGCCATTGTCCTATCCCCTGATGCAATGCCACAACTTTTCTTTGTCTGGCAGCATTTTGAATGTGATCTAGCACAATATTATAACCTGCAAAAATGGAATACAGAGAAGCTAACGTAAAAAGCCATAACCACTTTGTATAACCAAACGAGAACAGAATTATAAGCAAAACAACAGAAACAGCTACAATTAAAGTAGTCGCCTTAGTCAATAAAAGCTTAACTGCTTTAATAAAAACATAAAGTTGCCCATCTTCATGGGCCACCGGGAAAAACCTTAAAGAACACAATCCTAGAGGCAAAAGAATTGCCTGCTGCGCCACGATCGCTACTGTCATACCAATAGCCAGATCGCCGTATATTGATGGACTAAGCTTATAAGTGAGCAAGCGAACGCCAAAAACTCCACCAGATACTACTAAAAATTGCCCTAAACAAATCCAAGCCATTTCTATGCTTAATTTTTTGATTCTTACTAACATAATATTTACCCTCTTACTTGCAGCTGAAGGAACTGGCGCCTAGAAAAACAAAACCGCCTATAAACCTATCAGTTTCTTTGGCAAACGATGCCCTAATTCTATAAATCTTTTCTCTACTAATATATAACTTAAAGAAGCCATCAGAATAATTACTGTCAACACAACAGGAATAAACAAATAAAAACTACTGGTAAAATAACCAAAAAATAAGAAAATTTGAATTACCGGAAAATGGATAATATAAACCCCGTAAGAAATGTCATATTTTAAATCAAATACTGGCTTAGAAAACCCGACTAGATATACAATAATCCCTAAACATACAGGATAAACAAAAGCCTTATAAAAGACATTACCGATAGCATAATAACTGGTGAAAAAAAGAATAACTGAGATCAAAAGCGCATAAAAAGAAGAAAACCTTATTTTATATCCATACAAGTAAAGAATAATACCTACGATAAAGAATCTTAAATAGGCTGGAAATTGATCAACAAAAGTATTCCAAGCAGGGTTCATAGTAGAAACAATAAAGAATAAAGCGGATAAGAAATAAATCAGGATTAGAAATTTAATCCTAAATTTCTTAAATGCATAGTAGATTAACGGCAACAGGACATAAAACAAAACTTCGATTTTGATAGTCCAAAGGCTGCCATTAATAGCATTGTATTTCAAATTTTCAAAGACTCCGGGGATAGTCGGCTGCAAAAAATTCAGGAATATGGCATTGTAAACAAAATATTTCAAACTATATATTGCCAGCTTCATGTTAAAAACACCCGGAAATAAGGCTAAAAGCGCGCACATTTGAATCAGTATCATTATAAAATACAAAGGATAAATCCTAAAAAATCGCTTTATTGAATATGCAATCAACTCTTGATCTTTATCAAAACTCCAAGTAACCAACAAGCCGCTGATGACGAAAAAAGAGCTCACCGCGAAACCCACAAGATAAGAAATTAATCTTCCCGGGTTAACCCCGTACAGCATATTTATATGAAAAGACACAACCATAAACGCTAATATAAGCCTTAGCAAGCCGAAATTATTTTCCCTCTTGTAGGTTTGCGCAGCAATCAAATGATTAGTATTCAAATTTCACCATTATGTAGTTCAGGTAATTTGGTTACTTGACAACAAAATATGGAATAATTCCTTCCAGCCGCGTGAGAATAAAGACAAGATCTTGCGTTCCTGCGTTTTATCAAAAACGATTGTTTTATCTATTACTGCTTTCATCAAACCTGCCAATTGCAGATAATCTTCCGGACTAAAAAATTTAACCTTATCGTAAGCTCCTACAGTTTCATGAGCGTATTCTAAATCTGCCAAGAGAATGGGTTTTGAGAACAACTTGGCCTCTGTTATGGGCAATCCCCAGGTTTCCAACAATGACGGAAAGATAAGGCATGTAGCGCTATTATAAAGATCGAATACTTTTTTCCGGGTTTGAAGGCCGATAAATTTTATGTTTCTTACATGCTTAAAGGAATTAAAAATATGCCGAGCATAACGATTCTCACTGCCGGAAATGGTGAAAATAACCTGGAAATCCTCCACCTTTTGTTTCAATAATTCTGCGGCTGCTCTGCAGATAACCTCAAAATTTTTAAAAACTCTGGGGAAAGAAGGATATAAAAAAACATTCCCTTTGATTAATACAGGGTCGGGCTTCTCTATAGATCTTATATTCGGATAGGCAACAATTATTTTCTTGGCTCCGGTTAACTGAATAAATTTATCCCTTAAACTATCCTGCTGCAATATCACGAAATCATTTTTCTTAATATTAATTGCGTATAAATAACGATAGAACAATTTAAACAATATAAACTTATACCCTCCCAAAAATATATCTTTTAGTGTCAGTGGCGGAAAAGGAGAAGGGTTATGGCAGTAAACAGCCCGTATATCTGCTTGCACATTAGGAGTTGTATCATGCAAAGACAACCAAAGATGAGGACGAATCTTTTTAGATAGCACCCAAAAATATATATATTCATAGTACAAACGTATAAACCATGATTTCTTTGAGAGGGGAAATGAATAAAACCTTATGTTAGGGTAATTGAAAATGCGCTGGTTATTAACTAAAACTATAACCTCATAGCTACTAGCTAAATCACTAGAGAGATAACTCAAGCATTCTGTTAGAATTGATAACGGCCCGCCTTCAGTTAAATTAACTGCGGAAACAACTATTCTTTGTTTTGGCTTTGCATCACTCATAATATAAATTATAAGGGCACTGGCTTGTTTTGAGCATTCCTATGCGTAAAATAATATAACCAAATAAAAAGCAAGAAACCATTATAAAAATAATTGCCCTGCCTTAACAGATTTAAAACAAATAAACAAATTATCGCATTACTCATAGCCCACAGATAACCGTCCCTTGCCCGAGAAACATAAAACCTGAAAATAAAATAACTGAAAATAAAAATCCCCAACAGTCCGGTTTCAGAAA
It includes:
- a CDS encoding undecaprenyl/decaprenyl-phosphate alpha-N-acetylglucosaminyl 1-phosphate transferase codes for the protein MAYFFVVAISFIIVFLITPTIRYIALKFYAIDKTNHRKIHKKIVTKLGGLAIYLGVLGGLSVISLFDFSFFRVNFSLFFSLLIGITLILMLGIYDDFQGSSARLKFIIQIIISFMIIKSGFLLENVTIGKFININLGMFSIPITLLWLVGITNAINLLDGLDGLASGVVGVTSLFIFIFSLILQDVFVSCVALALFGAILAFLRYNFYPAKIFMGDTGSLFLGLSVGCLGVYKPMGSVQNHYFVPVVLLLFLPILDTVLAIMRRVLRRQNIFTGDSSHIHHYFMKLGFSQPETVIRFYIITFILGLFSLFIIIA
- a CDS encoding glycosyltransferase family 2 protein encodes the protein MYDIICSIVVYKTEGAQLKKAVQSFLNSSLNLKLYIIDNSPSDKLRDILVDFNAEYIFNNKNLGFGAAHNIAIRNSAGLSKYHLVLNPDISFESGVLEAIFNFMEKNINVGLLMPKVCYPDGSIQYLCKLLPNPLDLFLRRSNIAIVNRLFRKSLENYELRFTGYRMIMDVPCLSGCFMFLRREILAKVGIFDQRFFMYLEDVDFSRRIHKHYRTVFYPQVSVIHHYSRGSYSNYYLFWCHIVSAVKYFFKWGWFFDQERKLVNRRAMDKLS
- a CDS encoding Coenzyme F420 hydrogenase/dehydrogenase, beta subunit C-terminal domain; the encoded protein is MINIKSVYMDGLCTGCGTCVGMCPVNAINMVVDRDKGVYRTVVDSKKCVGCGVCYKVCPGHSVDFEELNKVLFDRQAQSSVLGSYLSCFSGYSTDNNLRYDSSSGGLVTQLLISALERGIIDGALITVMDDGNPLRPHSFIARTQEEIISSVGAKYCPVPVNIMLKEILNTQEGQKFAIVGMPCQIQGIRKAELVNKYLKKKIVLHLGLFCTHGISFLGTLAALKERGIKEDQVQSIKYRFGDFPPGKTLIRSNNEDRIINHLEFWNALLSIGIDAIPARCRMCIDQTSELADISIGSGWFAYKINNQINYSVGVIRNTVGKAFIQEIKSANKIDIFPVDPGALALFEKTQRGDKKNKYQYLLFFLKLFAKKYPVYRSKLLKSEIKMNLKLWLKALNFYLMGCVNIKEKE
- a CDS encoding polysaccharide pyruvyl transferase family protein; amino-acid sequence: MNILLIDAYSAQHIGNLALVDSALEQLKIKFPEAEFTILSFDPVSIAKYSRCRTLETLWAEQFSGYSFIEKVAWIVRESLWVFANVFNLSVLKRLGLMVKFDKYTFSKKKLAALKAYSDADIVVSISGEALQDSEWKRVPLFLFGYWLAYKLEKVVAIFPQSIGPLKKGFIRVLVGYVLNLCDLVLPRDEFSFQTVRNMKINPRKTYLVPDLAVKQPYIPLDQARRLLESQGVKLDKRPLIGMAISKWEDIKYEGYFLTMQQLCRFILDQLNGSVVFFLANRRLQKDLGDWDLTQKLYELFSSRNNVTLLSKEYTPRECKGMLGQLDLFISTRMHVAIFATMAGTPTITVNTQLKLQGYMNLIHQGNRSCDVNDFTILKAIELLKDSLAHSEEIRAALKNSRIELEKQTGMASELLRIIYDQKNKLSRDLRGKR
- a CDS encoding acyltransferase; translation: MNTNHLIAAQTYKRENNFGLLRLILAFMVVSFHINMLYGVNPGRLISYLVGFAVSSFFVISGLLVTWSFDKDQELIAYSIKRFFRIYPLYFIMILIQMCALLALFPGVFNMKLAIYSLKYFVYNAIFLNFLQPTIPGVFENLKYNAINGSLWTIKIEVLFYVLLPLIYYAFKKFRIKFLILIYFLSALFFIVSTMNPAWNTFVDQFPAYLRFFIVGIILYLYGYKIRFSSFYALLISVILFFTSYYAIGNVFYKAFVYPVCLGIIVYLVGFSKPVFDLKYDISYGVYIIHFPVIQIFLFFGYFTSSFYLFIPVVLTVIILMASLSYILVEKRFIELGHRLPKKLIGL
- a CDS encoding glycosyltransferase, translated to MSDAKPKQRIVVSAVNLTEGGPLSILTECLSYLSSDLASSYEVIVLVNNQRIFNYPNIRFYSFPLSKKSWFIRLYYEYIYFWVLSKKIRPHLWLSLHDTTPNVQADIRAVYCHNPSPFPPLTLKDIFLGGYKFILFKLFYRYLYAINIKKNDFVILQQDSLRDKFIQLTGAKKIIVAYPNIRSIEKPDPVLIKGNVFLYPSFPRVFKNFEVICRAAAELLKQKVEDFQVIFTISGSENRYARHIFNSFKHVRNIKFIGLQTRKKVFDLYNSATCLIFPSLLETWGLPITEAKLFSKPILLADLEYAHETVGAYDKVKFFSPEDYLQLAGLMKAVIDKTIVFDKTQERKILSLFSRGWKELFHILLSSNQIT